The DNA region TAATCAGGATCTGAAAAGGTGCACACATCAGCACTATAAACTTGAATGACACCCGCAGCAGACAAACGCAGCTTAGCCAGCCCAACTAAATCACCTAAGTATTTGGTGTGATGACGTACAAAGTACCTTGAAGCTTGCGGATCTTTATTGATAAAAGCATCACGAACCTCACCGCCAACCTCAAATGAAGAAGAGCCAATTGCAGGCCCCAAATAAGCATTCAATGTTGATGGTGCAGATTTAAACATCGTCAAGGCTTGCTCAATGACACCCTCACACAAACCACGCCATCCAGCATGGACAGCCGCCACTTCAGTACCTTGTTGATTACACAATAATATCGGTAAACAGTCGGCGGTCATTACCGCGCAAACATTACCAAATTGATTGCAATAACTACCATCCGCCAACGTTATTGAGCTATCTGCGCTCAACGTCTGTAAATCGACGATATTAGTACCGTGGACTTGCTCGAGCCAAGTTGGCTTAGCGGGTAGTGATAATGTTTCGCTTAAAATTGCACGATTAGCTAATACATCTTGAGGCTTATCGCCAACATGTAAACCTAGATTTAAACTATCAAAAGGGCTAACACTGATACCGCCATAGCGATTTGTCATTGCTATGGCAACGTTATCAGGTATAAGCCAATCGTGCTTAAGCATTATAAATACACTATCGGATTAAGCTCTGTATCAACTCGTAGTGCTTTAGTTAACTCAGCCATGTCATCAGGAATAGGCGCATGCCATGTCATGATTTCACAAGTAAATGGATGAGCAAGCTCTAAACGCACCGCATGTAATGCTTGACGATTAAAGCCTTTAAGCAACTCAAAAAACTCTGGGCTAGCAGATTTAGGAGGACGAGGTCGACCACCATAAACAGGATCACCAACAAGCTCATGCCCAATATATGCCATATGAACACGAATTTGGTGAGTTCGACCACTCTCTAAACGTAAACGCAAACGCGTATGAGCCCGGAATTTCTCAGCGACACGATAGTGAGTCACTGATGGGCGACCACCATGTATCACGGCCATTTGGGTACGTCTAGTTGCGTGACGATCGATAGGTTCATCAACAGTGCCACCAGCGGTCATGGTACCCAATACAATTGCTTCATATTCGCGAACAATATCACGAGCTTGTAAGGCCGCTACCAAGTGTGTTTGTGCTTCAACCGTTTTAGCAACAACCATTAAGCCCGTGGTGTCCTTATCTAATCGATGTACAATACCCGCTCTTGGAACGTGCTCAATACTAGGACAATGATGTAACAATGCGTTCATCAATGTGCCGTCGGCATTGCCCGCACCAGGATGAACAACCAAACCTGCTTGCTTATTCACCACTAAAATATGATCATCTTCATAAACAATATTAAGGTCGATATTTTGTGCTTGTGCACGCACTTCTTCCTCAATAGTGGCAGTCACTTCTATCAGTTGAGTTTCGAAAACCTTTTCCCGTGGCTTGTCGACTGTGATACCGTCAACAGTAATTGCACCAGATAGGATCCATTCCTTGATGCGTGTGCGCGAATAGTCAGGGAACAAAGCAGCTAATGCTTGGTCCAATCTCAGACCGGTTTGTGTTGCTGTGATCTCGCTTTTTAGATTAATCTCTTGTGTCATAGGAACCGTACCCCAGTTTAGGGGTCCAAAGTGAATGAACTATCTGTTACAATCGGATGTTTTCCATTTTACCGTGAAATGGAAAAATTCTTAACAACAACTTAAAAAGAATTGAATTCAAGTATGCATAAAATTGCCAAAGGTGCCGCCCTAGTATTACTTTCACTGGCTTTAACAGCCTGTAGTAGCAGTCCAGAAGACGATGATGTTGCCAATAAAGCATCACCTGAGGTACTGTATTCACAAGCAAGAACGTCAATGGAATTAGGTAATTACTCTAAAGCCGTCCGTTCACTTGAAGCATTAGACTCACGTTTTCCATTTGGTCCGCATAAAACTCAAGTTCAATTAGACTTGATATACGCGTATTACAAAATGGATGATGCAGCCTCGGGACTTGCTAATATTGATCGCTTTATTCGCCTCAATCCAACGCATCCTAATATAGATTACGTCTATTATATGCGTGGTTTAACTAATATGCAGGCAGATAATTACTTATTTCACGATTTAATGAATATTGATCGTACCGATCGCGATCCAAAGAATGCCCAAGATGCATTTAAAGATTTCGATCGATTGATTAAATCGTATCCAAATAGCAAGTATTCTGCCGATGCACAGCAACGTATGCAGTTCTTAAAGAACCGTTTAGCCAAATATTCAATTAAAGTTGCCGAATATTATATCAAAATGAACGCATGGAGTGCAGCTGCAGTTCGTGCTCAAACAGTTATGGAAAAATTCCCAGGAACACCTTCAACTGAACGAGCATTAGAGATTATGGCTGAAGCATATGGCGAATTAGGTCAGGAAAAATTACAACAACACGTTAAAACTGTGATGAAAGCAAACTTTCCAAATAATGAGATATTAACTAACTAGCCATTATTTAATCTCAACGGCAGTTAATTAGTTATTACCATTAAACGCTCCACGGAGCGTTTTTTTATGCCTGACCAACCAACGTTGGCAAATTTATCTCTACTCTAGTTTACTTAGTCTCAGTATCACTCAGTAAAAATGCACCATAACATTATTTAAGTAACTAACCAGCATAACAATGAAGTATTACACTCACTATGATGCTTTGGCTGAATAACATTCGATGCGCACAAAATACATCCAAATGAAGCAAATTTTGACATAAATAGTAAAAACAGGTTGACTAAGCAGGTCAAAACCCTTTAAATTGCGTCCGTCGCCCGAATAGCTCAGTCGGTAGAGCAGAGGATTGAAAATCCTCGTGTCCCTGGTTCGATTCCGGGTTCGGGCACCATATTTATGTTGGTGGCTTCAGCGACTAATAAAATAAAGTTATTTCGCAATACATGTTTTGCAGGTGTGGTGGAATTGGTAGACACGTCAGCTTCAGGTGCTGATGCTCGAAAGGGCGTGGAGGTTCAAGTCCTCTCACCTGTACCAAATAACTTTATACTTTTTACAAAAAGGCCTCGCATTGCGAGGCCTTTTTGTTTTAATTTATTGTACTTAAAGATGATAAATACATTTTAAGACGGCACATAATTTACAATCTCAATACCATTTATCTCTGCTAATAAATGGTATATCAAAGATTAAACCCACTACATAGGTTCAATATAATCCACCATTAACTGCACGGTTTGGTTACCCCTAAACTCATTCACATCTAGTTTATACACCACACGAGCATGCTTAATGGTTGCATCAGGCCATATGGCTAAATCAATATTGAAAGCTATACCATCTAACATCATACTGCCGCATTCTGTCTCTAACAAAAGCTTTAGATGTTTTTCGCCAACTATACGTTGCTGGATAACATTAAACACGCCATCAAACAAAGGCTCTTCAAACGATTGCCCCCATGGCCCTGCATTACGTAATAAAAATGCGGTATCAAGTGTCATTAAATCAGTAGACAACTCACCATCAGAGAGTAACTCTCCCGTCAGCTGTTCATAATCCAAGACTTCCCTTACAGCATTGTCAAAGGCTTGTTTAAACTGCTCGAATGCGTCTTCTTTTAGTGATAATCCCGCCGCCATCGCATGACCACCAAATTTGATTATCATTCCAGGATATAAGCCATTAATGCGTTCAAGTAGATCGCGCATATGTAGACCTTTAATCGAACGGGCCGAACCTTTTATTGCGCCATCACCTGCATCGGCAAAGGCAATAACGGGACGTTGATATCGATCCTTAATCCGTGAGGCTAAGATCCCAATCACCCCCTGATGCCAATCATCTTGAAAAATGGCAATGCCCCAGGGTAAATCATCTTCATTGAGCGACACTTTCGATAAACTTTTTAATGCCTCTTGTTGCATGCCGGTTTCAAGCTCGCGGCGCTCTTGGTTTAATCCATCTAGTTCGGCAGCCATTCTTCTGGCCAGAAAAATGTCTTCACATAATAAGGTTTCAACCCCTAAGGCCATTTCATCTAAACGGCCAGCGGCATTTAATCTGGGGCCGACTGCAAAACCAAAGTCTGCGGCAACCATCTTTTCAGGGCTACGTTTTGCAACTTCAAGCAACGCCGTAATACCAACACGACAGCGGCCATTACGAACACGCTGTAATCCTGCATTCACTAAAATACGGTTATTAGTGTCCAACGCCACAACATCAGCGACAGTCCCTAACGCGACAATATCGAGTAATGTTCCTAGATTGGGCTCTGTAATTTTTTGCTGTTGATACCAATTACGCTGTCTTAATTCTGCTCGCAAAGCTGACATGAGATAAAACGCCACCCCAACACCAGCAATAGATTTACTCGCAAACTGACAAC from Shewanella polaris includes:
- the pgeF gene encoding peptidoglycan editing factor PgeF, with the translated sequence MLKHDWLIPDNVAIAMTNRYGGISVSPFDSLNLGLHVGDKPQDVLANRAILSETLSLPAKPTWLEQVHGTNIVDLQTLSADSSITLADGSYCNQFGNVCAVMTADCLPILLCNQQGTEVAAVHAGWRGLCEGVIEQALTMFKSAPSTLNAYLGPAIGSSSFEVGGEVRDAFINKDPQASRYFVRHHTKYLGDLVGLAKLRLSAAGVIQVYSADVCTFSDPDYFSYRRDKQTGRMASLIWLKS
- the recJ gene encoding single-stranded-DNA-specific exonuclease RecJ, which codes for MSHKIVRRPQVDDSHLPASLPPILKQLYARRGVNEDNCELVLNKLLRPDTMKGLAEAAVIIADAIAAQQSILIVGDFDADGATSTSVCILALKLMGANNVDYLIPNRFDYGYGLSPEIVAVAYSKNADVLITVDNGISSIEGVAAAKLLGMTVIVTDHHLPGSSLPNADVIVNPNQPGCQFASKSIAGVGVAFYLMSALRAELRQRNWYQQQKITEPNLGTLLDIVALGTVADVVALDTNNRILVNAGLQRVRNGRCRVGITALLEVAKRSPEKMVAADFGFAVGPRLNAAGRLDEMALGVETLLCEDIFLARRMAAELDGLNQERRELETGMQQEALKSLSKVSLNEDDLPWGIAIFQDDWHQGVIGILASRIKDRYQRPVIAFADAGDGAIKGSARSIKGLHMRDLLERINGLYPGMIIKFGGHAMAAGLSLKEDAFEQFKQAFDNAVREVLDYEQLTGELLSDGELSTDLMTLDTAFLLRNAGPWGQSFEEPLFDGVFNVIQQRIVGEKHLKLLLETECGSMMLDGIAFNIDLAIWPDATIKHARVVYKLDVNEFRGNQTVQLMVDYIEPM
- the rluD gene encoding 23S rRNA pseudouridine(1911/1915/1917) synthase RluD, which gives rise to MTQEINLKSEITATQTGLRLDQALAALFPDYSRTRIKEWILSGAITVDGITVDKPREKVFETQLIEVTATIEEEVRAQAQNIDLNIVYEDDHILVVNKQAGLVVHPGAGNADGTLMNALLHHCPSIEHVPRAGIVHRLDKDTTGLMVVAKTVEAQTHLVAALQARDIVREYEAIVLGTMTAGGTVDEPIDRHATRRTQMAVIHGGRPSVTHYRVAEKFRAHTRLRLRLESGRTHQIRVHMAYIGHELVGDPVYGGRPRPPKSASPEFFELLKGFNRQALHAVRLELAHPFTCEIMTWHAPIPDDMAELTKALRVDTELNPIVYL
- a CDS encoding outer membrane protein assembly factor BamD, which gives rise to MHKIAKGAALVLLSLALTACSSSPEDDDVANKASPEVLYSQARTSMELGNYSKAVRSLEALDSRFPFGPHKTQVQLDLIYAYYKMDDAASGLANIDRFIRLNPTHPNIDYVYYMRGLTNMQADNYLFHDLMNIDRTDRDPKNAQDAFKDFDRLIKSYPNSKYSADAQQRMQFLKNRLAKYSIKVAEYYIKMNAWSAAAVRAQTVMEKFPGTPSTERALEIMAEAYGELGQEKLQQHVKTVMKANFPNNEILTN